One window of Mediterraneibacter gnavus ATCC 29149 genomic DNA carries:
- the rpoD gene encoding RNA polymerase sigma factor RpoD, which produces MEENIQKFTERLRELVAQGKKKKSILEIQEINDFFADMELEAEQMEKVFEYLEANNIDVLRISSDDDLDVDMDVIMAEEADDVDMENIDLSVPDGVSIEDPVRMYLKEIGKVPLLSADREIELAQRMEEGDEDAKKELAEANLRLVVSIAKRYVGRGMLFLDLIQEGNLGLIKAVEKFDYHKGYKFSTYATWWIRQAITRAIADQARTIRIPVHMVETINKLIRVSRQLLQELGREPLPEEIAKELDMPVERVREILKISQEPVSLETPIGEEEDSHLGDFIQDDNVPVPAEAAAQTLLKEQLDEVLDTLTEREQKVLRLRFGMNDGRARTLEEVGKEFDVTRERIRQIEAKALRKLRHPSRSRKLRDYLD; this is translated from the coding sequence ATGGAAGAAAACATTCAGAAGTTTACGGAGAGACTCAGAGAACTGGTAGCACAGGGAAAGAAAAAGAAAAGTATACTGGAGATCCAGGAGATCAATGACTTTTTTGCGGATATGGAACTGGAAGCAGAACAGATGGAAAAGGTATTTGAGTATCTGGAAGCCAACAATATTGATGTATTGCGTATCAGCAGTGACGATGATCTGGACGTAGACATGGACGTGATCATGGCAGAAGAAGCGGATGATGTAGATATGGAGAATATTGACCTGTCAGTTCCGGACGGTGTCAGCATTGAAGATCCGGTCAGAATGTATTTAAAAGAGATCGGAAAAGTTCCGCTCTTAAGTGCAGACAGAGAGATTGAGCTGGCGCAGAGAATGGAAGAAGGAGATGAAGATGCAAAGAAAGAGCTTGCAGAAGCGAACCTTCGTCTTGTAGTCAGCATTGCAAAACGTTATGTAGGACGCGGAATGCTGTTTCTGGATCTGATCCAGGAGGGAAATTTAGGACTGATCAAAGCAGTGGAAAAATTTGATTATCACAAAGGATACAAATTCAGTACGTATGCTACCTGGTGGATCCGTCAGGCGATCACAAGAGCAATCGCAGATCAGGCAAGAACGATTCGTATTCCGGTGCATATGGTGGAGACGATCAACAAACTGATCCGTGTGTCCAGACAACTTCTGCAGGAGCTCGGAAGAGAGCCGCTGCCGGAAGAGATCGCAAAAGAACTGGATATGCCGGTAGAACGTGTGCGTGAGATTTTGAAGATTTCCCAGGAGCCGGTATCTTTGGAGACACCAATTGGTGAGGAAGAAGACAGTCATCTGGGAGATTTTATCCAGGACGATAACGTACCGGTACCGGCAGAGGCAGCAGCGCAGACACTGCTCAAAGAGCAGCTTGATGAAGTGCTGGATACACTCACAGAAAGAGAACAGAAAGTGCTTCGCCTTCGTTTCGGAATGAATGACGGACGTGCCAGAACGCTGGAGGAAGTTGGAAAAGAATTTGATGTTACCCGTGAACGTATCCGCCAGATTGAGGCAAAAGCACTCCGGAAGCTGCGTCATCCAAGCCGCAGCCGCAAACTGAGAGACTATCTGGACTAA
- a CDS encoding tRNA (adenine(22)-N(1))-methyltransferase, translating to MRNELSKRLQAVADLVTVRECVADIGTDHAYIPIYLTEHKKVKKAFAMDVNEGPLIRAEEHVREAGLKEQIKMRRSNGLEKLSPGEVEAVIIAGMGGGLVMRILTEGQAVAETLQECILQPQSEIAKVREFLLQNGYQIVQEEMVLDEGKYYPMMRVVPSKESEREKWDETQLRYGKLLLEMRHPILEQYLKREEQLKAEILEKLDHQRGEHITKRQAELKEELVCIRKGLKYYAV from the coding sequence ATGAGGAATGAATTATCAAAAAGACTGCAGGCAGTGGCTGACCTTGTGACAGTCAGGGAGTGTGTGGCAGATATCGGAACGGATCACGCCTATATTCCGATTTATCTGACAGAGCATAAAAAAGTAAAAAAAGCGTTTGCAATGGATGTGAACGAAGGTCCGCTGATCCGGGCAGAAGAGCATGTAAGAGAAGCCGGATTAAAAGAGCAGATCAAGATGCGCAGATCCAATGGCCTGGAAAAACTGTCTCCGGGAGAAGTGGAAGCCGTCATTATCGCAGGTATGGGCGGCGGACTTGTGATGAGGATTCTGACAGAGGGACAGGCTGTGGCAGAGACATTACAAGAGTGCATTTTGCAGCCCCAGTCGGAAATCGCAAAGGTGCGGGAATTTCTTCTGCAGAACGGCTATCAGATCGTGCAGGAAGAGATGGTACTGGATGAAGGAAAGTACTATCCGATGATGCGTGTGGTTCCTTCAAAGGAAAGCGAAAGAGAGAAGTGGGATGAAACCCAGCTTCGATACGGAAAATTACTTTTGGAGATGCGCCACCCCATACTGGAGCAGTATTTAAAGAGAGAAGAACAGTTAAAAGCAGAGATTCTGGAAAAACTGGATCATCAGAGAGGGGAACATATCACAAAGAGACAGGCAGAACTCAAAGAGGAGCTTGTCTGCATCAGGAAAGGACTGAAGTATTATGCAGTGTAA
- a CDS encoding Nif3-like dinuclear metal center hexameric protein, producing MQCKDIMAMIEGTYPKSAALGFDNVGLQAGRSEKEVRRIYLALDTTDAVIEEAIAQEADMLITHHPLIFSPLKHITDEDFIGRRLLKLIRSDISYYAMHTNYDVLGMAELSGQILGLTDTEVLDVTMNTQTKEEGIGRVGSLPKEMTLEECCVYVKHKLKLGSVKVFGDMKQPVKRLAVSPGSGKSAIAPAVSKGADVLVTGDIGHHEGLDAAAQGVSVIDAGHYGTEYIFMEDMKRFLEERLPAAKIITAPVVHPFQVL from the coding sequence ATGCAGTGTAAAGACATTATGGCAATGATTGAGGGTACATATCCCAAGAGTGCTGCTCTGGGATTTGACAATGTAGGGCTGCAGGCGGGAAGAAGTGAAAAAGAAGTCCGTCGGATTTATCTGGCGCTGGATACAACAGATGCGGTCATTGAGGAGGCGATTGCGCAGGAAGCGGACATGCTCATTACCCATCACCCGCTGATTTTTTCGCCGCTTAAGCATATTACGGATGAAGATTTTATCGGCCGCAGGCTGTTAAAGCTGATCCGCAGTGATATTTCCTATTATGCAATGCATACCAATTATGATGTGCTTGGCATGGCAGAGCTTTCCGGACAGATTCTGGGACTGACAGATACCGAAGTGCTGGATGTGACCATGAATACACAGACAAAAGAAGAGGGGATCGGAAGAGTGGGATCCCTTCCAAAAGAGATGACACTGGAAGAATGCTGTGTTTATGTGAAGCATAAATTAAAACTGGGATCGGTCAAGGTGTTTGGAGATATGAAGCAGCCGGTAAAAAGACTTGCGGTTTCTCCGGGATCCGGGAAAAGTGCCATTGCTCCGGCTGTCTCAAAAGGAGCGGATGTTCTTGTAACCGGAGATATCGGACACCATGAAGGTCTGGATGCGGCGGCACAGGGCGTTTCGGTGATTGATGCGGGACATTATGGGACAGAGTATATTTTTATGGAAGATATGAAACGGTTTCTGGAAGAGAGACTTCCTGCAGCTAAAATCATCACCGCACCGGTCGTGCATCCGTTTCAGGTATTGTAA
- a CDS encoding nucleoside kinase gives MEKEFCTVQTGDKVKCYERGIAYKKIAEEFQEEYPAKIVLALVDGTRLQELNKRLKQDCKIEFVTVKDPIGYETYRRSLCFMLVKAVHDVGGHDKIRNVKIHFSVSNGYYCTIDGDVVLDQKFLDQIDARMHELAEAQIPIEKRSVHTSDAVELFGRHGMYDKERLFGYRRVSKVNIYRMNEFEDYYYGYMVPDSGYLKNFALHLYDEGFVLQMPFRKEPDVVPAFEPREKLFQVLKSSVQWGDLQNIETVGALNDMVTKYDMREIVLVQEAYQERQIAQIAAQIAAKPETKLVMIAGPSSSGKTTFSHRLSIQLRTQGMRPHPIAVDNYFVDREKTPRDEDDNYNFECLEAIDIEQFNKDMQALLAGEAVHLPIFDFKKGSRSYDTTPTQLKEQDILVIEGIHCLNPELSRQLSSDRKFKIYISALTQLNIDEHNRIPSTDGRLIRRLVRDARTRGTSAQKTLAMWSSVRRGEEENIFPYQEEADVMFNSSLLYELAVLKQYVEPLLFGVEKDSPEYLEAKRLLKFFDYFIGIGSDYVPANSLLREFIGGGCFPV, from the coding sequence ATGGAGAAAGAATTTTGTACCGTTCAGACAGGGGACAAGGTAAAGTGTTACGAGAGAGGAATTGCCTACAAGAAGATCGCAGAAGAATTTCAGGAAGAATACCCGGCCAAAATCGTACTGGCATTGGTGGACGGGACACGTCTTCAGGAATTGAACAAACGATTAAAGCAGGATTGTAAAATCGAATTTGTGACAGTGAAAGACCCGATCGGTTATGAGACTTATCGTCGAAGTCTCTGTTTTATGCTTGTCAAAGCAGTTCATGATGTCGGAGGACATGACAAGATCCGCAATGTGAAGATCCATTTTTCCGTCAGCAATGGGTATTACTGTACAATTGACGGAGATGTCGTTCTGGATCAGAAGTTTCTGGATCAGATTGATGCAAGGATGCATGAACTTGCAGAAGCCCAAATTCCGATCGAGAAGCGTTCTGTGCATACATCGGATGCAGTAGAGCTTTTTGGCAGACACGGGATGTATGACAAGGAAAGGCTGTTTGGATACCGGAGGGTTTCCAAGGTAAATATCTACCGGATGAATGAGTTTGAGGATTATTACTATGGATATATGGTGCCGGATTCCGGGTATTTAAAGAATTTTGCGCTGCATCTGTATGATGAAGGATTTGTACTCCAGATGCCGTTCCGAAAGGAACCGGATGTAGTCCCGGCCTTTGAACCGCGTGAAAAGCTGTTTCAGGTATTAAAGAGCAGTGTGCAGTGGGGCGACCTTCAGAATATTGAGACAGTCGGAGCACTCAATGACATGGTCACAAAATATGATATGCGTGAGATCGTACTTGTGCAGGAGGCTTATCAGGAACGGCAGATCGCACAGATCGCCGCGCAGATTGCCGCGAAGCCGGAAACAAAGCTGGTGATGATCGCAGGACCGTCTTCATCCGGAAAAACAACGTTTTCGCACAGGCTCTCCATTCAGCTTCGGACGCAGGGAATGAGACCGCATCCGATTGCAGTGGACAATTATTTTGTGGATCGGGAAAAAACACCCCGGGATGAGGATGACAATTACAATTTTGAATGTCTGGAGGCCATTGACATCGAGCAGTTCAATAAGGATATGCAGGCACTTTTAGCCGGAGAGGCGGTGCATCTTCCAATCTTTGATTTTAAGAAAGGAAGCAGGAGCTATGACACGACTCCGACACAGCTGAAGGAACAGGATATTCTTGTGATCGAAGGAATTCACTGTTTGAATCCGGAGCTTTCCCGTCAGCTTTCATCAGACCGGAAGTTTAAGATTTACATCAGTGCTCTGACACAGTTGAATATTGATGAGCATAACCGGATCCCTTCTACAGACGGAAGACTGATCCGGCGGCTGGTGCGGGATGCCAGAACAAGAGGAACTTCAGCACAGAAAACGCTCGCAATGTGGTCGTCAGTCAGAAGAGGTGAGGAAGAGAATATTTTTCCGTATCAGGAAGAAGCGGATGTGATGTTTAATTCTTCCCTGTTGTATGAACTGGCTGTTTTAAAACAGTATGTGGAGCCTCTTTTGTTCGGAGTGGAAAAAGATTCACCGGAATATCTTGAGGCGAAAAGACTTTTGAAATTTTTTGACTATTTTATCGGAATCGGAAGTGACTATGTTCCGGCAAATTCGCTGCTCAGAGAATTTATCGGAGGCGGGTGCTTCCCGGTATAA
- a CDS encoding YitT family protein translates to MGQNRKKINGKELVLDISYDIVGSVLYALGIYTFAKTADFAPGGLSGLALIMNHLWRFPIGITTLALNIPLIILSFKLVGRRFMFKSARTMIVCTIFLDLIFPYTKPYTGEPFMAALFSGVCLGAALALFYMRGSSSGGTDFLTMSIKAIKPHLSIGFVTMAIDLLIILLGWPVFGNVDAVLYGLISAFVTSVVIDKIMYGMGAGKLILIITTKADEVSKKIDQISGRGSTAIRAIGTYTKEEKDVLLCACSSSQAYSVRSAAHEVDPDAFVMLTETSEVFGEGFMDTRK, encoded by the coding sequence ATGGGACAGAATCGTAAAAAGATCAATGGAAAAGAGCTTGTACTGGATATTTCTTATGATATTGTGGGAAGTGTATTATATGCCCTTGGGATTTATACGTTTGCAAAAACGGCAGATTTTGCACCGGGCGGATTATCCGGTCTGGCGCTGATCATGAATCATTTATGGAGATTTCCGATTGGTATTACAACCCTTGCCCTAAATATTCCGCTTATCATTTTGAGCTTTAAGCTGGTAGGGCGGAGGTTTATGTTCAAATCAGCAAGAACCATGATTGTTTGTACGATATTTCTGGATCTTATTTTTCCGTATACAAAGCCTTATACAGGGGAGCCGTTTATGGCGGCACTGTTTTCCGGTGTCTGCCTGGGAGCAGCGCTTGCGTTGTTCTATATGCGGGGATCCTCCTCCGGCGGTACCGATTTTCTGACTATGTCGATCAAAGCGATCAAGCCGCATTTGTCAATCGGATTTGTAACCATGGCGATCGATCTTTTGATTATTCTGCTTGGATGGCCGGTATTCGGAAATGTGGACGCAGTTCTCTATGGTCTGATCTCGGCATTTGTGACATCTGTCGTGATCGATAAGATCATGTATGGCATGGGAGCCGGTAAACTGATCCTGATTATTACGACAAAGGCGGATGAGGTTTCCAAAAAGATTGATCAGATCAGCGGAAGAGGTTCCACAGCAATCCGGGCGATCGGAACCTATACAAAAGAGGAAAAGGATGTGCTGCTCTGTGCCTGCTCCAGCTCTCAGGCGTACTCCGTCAGAAGTGCGGCGCATGAGGTGGATCCGGATGCATTTGTGATGCTGACAGAGACGAGCGAGGTGTTCGGTGAAGGATTTATGGATACAAGAAAATAA